One region of Flavobacterium pisciphilum genomic DNA includes:
- a CDS encoding AraC family transcriptional regulator, producing the protein MQNQRFLINPLQLSKEKSLKTLVENRTIYNLNHCELNIFETYESSTLVPLKFDDLVVTSMLRGKKIMHLFDDPEFEYLPGQTVVVPANVEMKIDFPDATRNNPTQCLALAIEQSKITETLNFLNERYPKENDVYWQLNYQNYFFYNNVDIAATINKLIKECISTSTTKDILADLTLKELLIRIIQTQTVKAIDEGMAIQANNPIKEVTEFIKQNLKENMNLKSLSEKACMSTASFYRFFKRELGMSPIEYVLNEKIKCAKKLLKNPSIQINEVCYLSGFEDANYFIRLFKKHEGITPKQYQLLFIN; encoded by the coding sequence ATGCAGAATCAACGTTTTTTAATCAATCCGCTTCAGTTGTCAAAAGAGAAATCCTTAAAAACTCTTGTTGAAAATAGGACGATTTATAACTTGAATCATTGTGAGTTAAATATTTTCGAAACATACGAATCATCGACATTAGTTCCTTTGAAGTTTGATGATTTGGTTGTTACAAGTATGTTGCGAGGAAAGAAAATAATGCATCTTTTTGACGATCCTGAATTTGAGTATTTACCAGGACAAACGGTTGTTGTTCCTGCAAATGTGGAAATGAAAATTGATTTTCCTGATGCAACAAGAAATAACCCTACACAATGTTTAGCTTTAGCAATCGAGCAATCTAAAATTACCGAGACATTAAATTTCTTAAACGAGAGATATCCTAAAGAGAATGATGTGTATTGGCAATTGAATTATCAAAATTATTTTTTCTACAATAATGTCGATATCGCTGCTACAATCAATAAACTCATTAAGGAATGTATAAGCACATCGACAACCAAAGACATATTGGCTGATTTAACTCTGAAAGAATTGTTGATTCGCATCATACAAACGCAAACTGTAAAAGCTATTGATGAAGGAATGGCAATTCAGGCTAACAATCCAATAAAAGAAGTTACAGAGTTTATCAAGCAGAATTTAAAGGAAAATATGAATTTAAAGAGCTTGAGCGAAAAAGCTTGTATGAGTACTGCTTCCTTCTATCGTTTTTTTAAGAGAGAACTTGGAATGAGTCCAATAGAATATGTTCTGAATGAAAAAATAAAATGCGCCAAGAAATTATTGAAGAATCCTTCGATTCAAATTAATGAGGTTTGCTATTTATCTGGATTTGAAGATGCTAATTATTTCATTAGATTATTCAAAAAGCATGAGGGTATTACCCCTAAGCAATATCAGTTGTTATTTATTAATTAA
- a CDS encoding DUF779 domain-containing protein gives MIKRIDASEKAIELIKILKEKHGELMFYQAGGCCEGTQPQCFEKGGFYQRTGDVCIGTIEDTEFWVDKDLFEYWKHAHFTLNVIDAFGVGGFSLETPLKKTFQIEYRIFTEEEEKNLEPVKVIE, from the coding sequence ATGATAAAAAGAATTGATGCTTCAGAAAAAGCAATAGAATTGATAAAAATATTAAAAGAAAAACACGGTGAATTAATGTTTTATCAAGCTGGTGGTTGCTGTGAAGGAACCCAGCCACAGTGTTTTGAAAAAGGTGGTTTTTATCAGCGAACAGGAGACGTTTGCATCGGAACAATTGAAGATACCGAATTTTGGGTAGACAAAGATTTATTCGAATATTGGAAACATGCCCATTTTACACTCAATGTAATAGATGCGTTTGGAGTTGGCGGATTTTCTTTAGAAACACCGTTAAAAAAGACATTCCAAATTGAATACCGAATTTTCACTGAAGAAGAAGAGAAAAACTTAGAGCCAGTTAAGGTGATTGAGTAG
- the adhP gene encoding alcohol dehydrogenase AdhP: protein MKAAVIREFGSLLKIEEVEVKRPGKNEILVKVIASGVCHTDLHAIEGDWPVKPKMPLIPGHEAVGYVAAVGQDVKNVKEGDAVGVPWLYSACGGCDQCITGWETLCDTQQNGGYSVDGGFAEYVIADARYVGILPSNVNFMEMAPILCAGVTVYKGLKETEVKPGEWVAISGIGGLGHVAVQYAKAMGMHVAAIDVADDKLNLAKKLGADLVVNAKNQNPGEFLKKEVGGMHGALITAVSPIAFKQGLETLRRKGTMALNGLPPGNFDLSIFDTVLNRITIRGSIVGTRKDMKEAIEFATEGKVKATINPAKLEDVNEVFDKMKKGQIEGRVVLEIAKP from the coding sequence ATGAAAGCCGCAGTTATAAGAGAATTTGGTTCTCTTTTAAAAATTGAAGAAGTAGAAGTAAAACGACCAGGTAAAAACGAAATACTTGTAAAAGTTATTGCAAGTGGAGTTTGTCATACCGATTTACACGCCATAGAAGGGGATTGGCCCGTAAAACCTAAAATGCCATTAATTCCAGGACATGAAGCCGTAGGTTATGTTGCAGCAGTAGGACAGGATGTGAAAAATGTAAAAGAAGGCGATGCAGTAGGTGTGCCTTGGCTTTATAGTGCTTGTGGAGGATGTGACCAATGCATTACCGGTTGGGAAACCTTATGTGATACCCAGCAAAACGGTGGTTATAGTGTAGATGGTGGATTTGCTGAATATGTAATTGCCGATGCAAGATATGTTGGAATCCTACCATCTAATGTGAATTTTATGGAAATGGCACCAATACTATGTGCTGGAGTTACAGTATACAAAGGACTTAAAGAAACCGAGGTAAAACCAGGAGAATGGGTTGCTATTTCAGGAATTGGAGGATTAGGTCACGTTGCTGTACAATATGCAAAAGCAATGGGAATGCATGTTGCAGCAATAGATGTTGCCGATGATAAACTGAATTTAGCAAAAAAACTTGGTGCTGATTTGGTTGTAAACGCTAAAAATCAAAATCCTGGAGAGTTCTTAAAAAAGGAAGTTGGTGGAATGCATGGGGCACTAATTACAGCCGTTTCTCCTATAGCTTTCAAGCAAGGACTTGAAACTTTAAGACGAAAAGGTACAATGGCACTTAATGGACTACCTCCAGGAAATTTTGATTTATCAATTTTTGATACTGTTTTAAACAGAATAACAATTCGTGGTTCAATTGTAGGTACACGTAAAGACATGAAGGAAGCAATAGAATTTGCTACAGAAGGAAAAGTAAAAGCGACCATCAATCCTGCAAAATTAGAAGATGTCAATGAAGTCTTTGACAAAATGAAAAAAGGACAAATTGAAGGAAGGGTAGTTCTTGAAATTGCTAAACCTTAA
- a CDS encoding aldehyde dehydrogenase family protein, which yields MSTLAKRPEFKAKYDNYIGGKFTAPIKGEYFDVVSPIDGKVFTKAAHSGKEDIDLAVDSAYEAFKTWGKTSVTERSILLNKIAQKIEDNLEYIAAVETVDNGKPIRETLAADIPLAIDHFRYFAGVIRAEESSIAELDSQTVSIALSEPLGVVAQIIPWNFPILMAVWKIAPALAAGNTIVLKPAESTPISILVLMELIGDILPPGVLNIVNGFGAELGRPLVTNKKVSKAAFTGSTTTGRLVMQYATENIIPVTLELGGKSPNIFFPSIADHDDDFFDKAIEGAVLFALNQGEICTCPSRLLVHEDIYDKFIKRVIERTEAIIAGNPLDKTTMIGAQTSVVQKEKILSYIKLGKEEGAELLTGGAENNLGGDLEGGYYIKPTLFKGNNKMRIFQEEIFGPVLAVTTFKTTEEAIAIANDTMYGLGAGVWTRDAHEIYQVPRAIQAGRVWINQYHSYPAGAPFGGYKQSGIGRENHKMMLGQYRQTKNMLISYDKKKLGFF from the coding sequence ATGAGTACTCTAGCTAAAAGACCTGAATTTAAGGCAAAATACGATAATTACATTGGTGGAAAATTTACAGCACCAATAAAAGGAGAATACTTTGATGTCGTTTCTCCAATAGATGGTAAAGTCTTTACAAAAGCAGCACATTCTGGTAAAGAAGATATTGATTTAGCTGTAGACTCAGCTTATGAAGCATTTAAAACATGGGGAAAAACCTCCGTAACAGAGCGTAGTATTCTATTAAATAAGATAGCTCAAAAAATAGAAGACAACCTAGAATATATCGCCGCTGTAGAAACAGTGGATAACGGAAAACCAATACGAGAAACTTTGGCAGCTGATATTCCGTTGGCAATAGATCATTTCAGGTATTTTGCGGGTGTAATACGCGCTGAAGAAAGCTCAATCGCAGAATTAGATTCTCAAACAGTTTCAATTGCTCTAAGTGAGCCTTTAGGAGTGGTAGCCCAAATTATTCCTTGGAATTTCCCAATTCTAATGGCAGTTTGGAAAATAGCTCCAGCACTAGCAGCAGGAAATACAATTGTATTAAAACCTGCTGAAAGTACACCTATTTCTATATTAGTATTAATGGAGCTTATTGGCGATATACTTCCTCCCGGAGTATTAAATATCGTTAATGGATTTGGTGCTGAACTTGGACGTCCTTTAGTTACCAATAAAAAAGTATCAAAAGCAGCATTTACTGGTTCTACGACTACAGGTCGATTGGTAATGCAATATGCTACCGAAAACATCATCCCAGTTACATTAGAACTTGGTGGAAAATCACCAAATATCTTCTTCCCATCCATTGCCGATCATGATGATGATTTCTTTGATAAAGCCATTGAAGGAGCTGTCTTATTTGCTTTAAATCAAGGAGAAATTTGCACCTGTCCATCAAGACTTTTAGTTCATGAAGACATCTATGATAAGTTCATTAAAAGAGTCATAGAAAGAACTGAAGCGATTATTGCAGGAAACCCATTGGATAAAACAACAATGATAGGAGCACAGACTTCGGTAGTACAAAAAGAAAAAATTCTTTCGTATATAAAATTAGGTAAAGAAGAAGGTGCCGAATTACTAACAGGTGGTGCAGAGAATAATCTAGGTGGAGATTTAGAAGGAGGTTACTACATCAAACCTACATTATTCAAAGGAAACAACAAAATGAGGATCTTTCAGGAAGAAATTTTCGGGCCAGTTCTAGCGGTAACCACTTTTAAAACCACTGAAGAAGCTATTGCCATTGCAAATGACACCATGTACGGATTAGGAGCAGGAGTCTGGACACGTGATGCACACGAAATTTATCAAGTTCCAAGAGCAATTCAAGCGGGACGTGTTTGGATAAATCAATATCACTCTTATCCTGCGGGCGCACCGTTTGGAGGTTACAAGCAATCAGGAATAGGTCGTGAAAACCACAAAATGATGTTAGGACAATACCGTCAGACAAAAAACATGCTGATTTCTTATGACAAAAAGAAATTAGGCTTCTTTTAA
- the pheT gene encoding phenylalanine--tRNA ligase subunit beta, whose translation MKISYNWLKQFIKIDWKSDETSTLLTDLGLEVEVVEKYQSIKGGLEGIVVGHVLTCEQHPDADRLKITTVNIGLEQPIQIVCGAANVAAGQKVPVATIGTVLYDNTGASFVIKKGKIRGQESHGMICAEDELGLGTGHDGIMVLDEALVPGTPASEVFNIESDEVFEIGLTPNRADAMSHLGTARDLRAGLLQRGQNVELITPSVSNFRVDMRTLKIDVNVEEPSLAPRYCGVTISGITISESPSWLQNRLKAIGITPKNNIVDITNYVLHELGQPLHAFDASKINGKIIVKTVPAGTKFVTLDDVERTLHQEDLMICDEKGPLCIAGVFGGKKSGVTESTTSIFLESAYFNPVSVRKSAKRHQLNTDASFRFERGIDPSITAYALKRAALLIKEIAGGEITSDIVEIYQKKIEDFSVFLNFCHVSKIIGQEIPKDTIKKILVSLDIKVNSVSEAGLGLTIPAYRVDVQREIDVIEEILRVYGYNNINFSKKFNATVSNSPRTEDYKVQNSIAAQLNSQGYHEMMANSLTTPAYANLSSSLKEEHNVTILNPLSNDLSVMRQSLLFSGLEAISYNINRKNSDLKLFEFGKSYHKFLNGYEEHKHLTLFITGNRNKETWTNGQQTTDFFLLKGYVNGVLSRLGIDKINNIPTQSDVFSEGAAIGYGHDTLVEMGVVKKSILKHFGIKQDVFYADFNWDLILKIITGKIKYTEIPKYPEVRRDLALLIDQNVTYDSIYNLAKQTEKTLLKDVNLFDVYEGKNLPEGKKSYALSFTIQDNTKTLTDAQIDKIMSKLQQNFEAELGATLR comes from the coding sequence ATGAAAATATCTTACAACTGGTTAAAACAATTCATTAAAATAGACTGGAAATCTGACGAAACATCTACTTTACTTACTGACTTAGGTCTTGAAGTGGAAGTAGTTGAAAAATACCAATCAATAAAAGGCGGATTAGAAGGCATTGTTGTAGGGCATGTATTAACCTGTGAGCAGCACCCTGATGCTGATCGATTGAAAATTACAACTGTTAATATAGGATTAGAGCAACCTATACAAATTGTATGTGGAGCAGCTAATGTTGCTGCAGGACAAAAAGTTCCTGTTGCTACTATTGGTACTGTTTTATATGATAATACTGGTGCTTCTTTTGTTATTAAAAAAGGAAAAATACGCGGACAAGAAAGCCATGGAATGATTTGTGCTGAAGACGAATTAGGTCTAGGAACGGGTCATGATGGAATTATGGTTCTAGATGAAGCTTTGGTACCAGGAACTCCTGCTTCTGAAGTTTTTAATATTGAAAGTGATGAAGTTTTCGAAATTGGATTAACTCCAAATCGTGCCGATGCAATGAGTCATCTTGGTACTGCGCGTGATTTACGTGCGGGGTTATTGCAAAGAGGTCAAAACGTAGAATTAATTACACCATCTGTAAGTAATTTTAGAGTTGACATGCGAACTTTAAAAATTGATGTAAATGTTGAAGAGCCTTCTTTAGCTCCTAGATATTGTGGTGTTACCATTTCTGGAATTACAATAAGTGAATCTCCAAGCTGGTTACAAAACAGATTAAAAGCAATTGGAATCACTCCTAAGAATAATATTGTAGATATTACTAATTATGTTCTTCATGAATTAGGGCAGCCTTTGCATGCATTTGATGCTAGCAAAATAAATGGAAAAATCATTGTAAAAACTGTTCCAGCTGGAACTAAGTTTGTTACTCTTGATGATGTTGAAAGAACATTGCATCAAGAAGATTTAATGATATGCGATGAGAAAGGCCCATTGTGTATTGCAGGGGTATTTGGAGGTAAAAAATCTGGTGTGACTGAAAGTACTACTTCTATATTCTTAGAAAGTGCATATTTTAATCCGGTTAGCGTTCGTAAATCGGCTAAAAGACACCAATTGAATACAGATGCTTCTTTTAGATTTGAAAGAGGTATTGATCCATCGATTACTGCTTATGCATTAAAACGTGCTGCTTTATTGATTAAAGAAATTGCTGGTGGAGAGATTACTTCTGACATTGTTGAGATCTACCAAAAGAAGATTGAGGATTTCTCTGTTTTTCTAAACTTCTGTCATGTATCAAAAATTATTGGACAAGAGATTCCAAAAGATACAATCAAGAAAATATTAGTATCTCTTGATATTAAAGTTAATAGTGTGTCTGAAGCTGGTTTAGGTTTAACAATTCCTGCTTACCGTGTTGATGTACAACGTGAAATTGATGTTATTGAAGAAATTCTTAGAGTTTATGGATACAACAACATTAATTTTTCTAAAAAATTCAATGCTACAGTTTCTAACTCACCAAGAACAGAGGATTATAAAGTACAAAATAGTATTGCGGCGCAATTAAATTCACAAGGGTATCATGAAATGATGGCCAATTCGTTGACAACTCCTGCGTATGCTAATCTTTCTTCTTCATTAAAAGAAGAGCATAATGTTACGATATTAAATCCGTTGAGTAATGATTTATCAGTAATGCGTCAATCATTATTGTTTTCTGGATTAGAAGCAATTTCATATAACATCAACAGAAAAAACTCAGATTTAAAATTATTTGAATTTGGAAAATCATACCATAAGTTTCTAAATGGATATGAAGAGCATAAACACCTGACTTTGTTTATTACTGGAAACAGAAATAAAGAAACTTGGACTAATGGACAACAAACTACAGATTTCTTTTTATTAAAAGGATATGTAAACGGTGTTCTATCTCGTTTAGGAATTGATAAAATTAATAATATCCCAACACAATCAGATGTGTTTTCTGAAGGGGCTGCTATTGGATACGGACACGATACTTTAGTGGAAATGGGAGTTGTTAAAAAATCTATCTTGAAACACTTCGGAATTAAACAAGATGTTTTTTATGCTGATTTTAATTGGGATTTGATTTTAAAGATAATTACAGGTAAAATAAAATATACTGAAATTCCTAAATATCCTGAAGTACGTAGAGATTTAGCGTTATTGATTGATCAAAATGTAACCTACGATAGTATTTACAATCTTGCTAAACAAACTGAGAAAACGTTGTTAAAAGATGTAAATTTATTTGATGTTTATGAAGGTAAAAACCTTCCTGAAGGTAAGAAATCTTATGCATTGAGTTTTACTATTCAAGACAATACTAAAACGCTTACTGACGCTCAAATTGATAAGATCATGAGTAAATTGCAACAAAATTTCGAAGCTGAACTTGGAGCAACTTTACGTTAA
- a CDS encoding TetR/AcrR family transcriptional regulator, with protein sequence MARKKEFDPVEKLERARDIFWEKGYHITSMEDLVTHMQVNRRSMYDTYGDKHKLFIESLRNYALETYEEYRLAALGENSALKAIKLILNKAIKRSFEQNKVCMIVKTSFEVGALDSDIMELLKQLNLKLILILEDLIIKAQENNEVNRNKNAKESAQFIVGSLAGLWQMQILYNDIEMIQQMAKRLIESLE encoded by the coding sequence ATGGCACGTAAGAAAGAGTTTGACCCCGTTGAAAAGTTAGAGAGAGCAAGAGATATCTTTTGGGAAAAAGGATATCATATTACTTCTATGGAAGATCTGGTAACTCATATGCAGGTAAATCGCAGAAGTATGTATGATACTTATGGAGACAAGCACAAACTATTTATTGAAAGTTTGCGTAACTATGCTTTAGAAACCTATGAAGAATATAGGTTAGCTGCCCTTGGTGAAAATTCTGCATTAAAAGCGATTAAATTAATTTTGAATAAGGCTATAAAGCGATCATTTGAACAAAATAAGGTTTGTATGATTGTTAAAACCTCCTTTGAGGTTGGTGCTTTAGATTCTGATATTATGGAATTGTTGAAACAATTAAATCTAAAGTTAATCCTCATTTTAGAAGATTTAATTATTAAAGCACAAGAAAATAATGAAGTGAATCGAAATAAAAATGCCAAAGAATCTGCCCAATTTATTGTTGGTTCATTAGCAGGATTATGGCAAATGCAGATTTTGTATAATGACATAGAAATGATCCAACAAATGGCAAAACGTCTTATTGAAAGCCTGGAATAA
- a CDS encoding LLM class flavin-dependent oxidoreductase yields the protein MELGLSMFGDLHIDPITGIRQSGEQRLKELIEEIKLADEVKLDVLGIGEHHREEYAISSPEIVLAAAATVTKQIKLSSSVTVLGSSDPVKLYQNFALVDLISNGRSELIAGRGSFTESFPLFGYDLSDYNALFEEKLDLLLQINDKETINWNGQFRPSLENQKIFPRAVKDKIPVWIAVGGTRESVVRAGRLGLPIIFAVIAGTPLLHFQPLFELYREVYEKSGHDMNQFQVGMFSHGLFGENSKAISDYYYPLYAAQMDRIGRTRGWAPFQRNQYDFGQSKDGAMFVGDAEETIDKILYARELYGITRFFVHMDVGAPSHSHLMKSIEIFGTKIAPKVREALHKN from the coding sequence ATGGAATTAGGTTTAAGTATGTTTGGTGATCTACATATTGATCCGATAACAGGAATAAGACAATCAGGAGAGCAACGTTTAAAAGAACTGATTGAAGAAATCAAGCTTGCAGATGAAGTAAAGCTAGATGTGCTAGGTATAGGTGAGCATCATAGAGAAGAATATGCAATATCAAGTCCTGAAATTGTATTAGCAGCGGCAGCAACAGTAACAAAGCAAATAAAATTAAGCAGTTCAGTTACGGTATTAGGGTCATCAGATCCAGTTAAGCTGTATCAAAATTTCGCATTAGTGGATTTAATATCTAATGGTAGGTCAGAATTAATTGCGGGAAGAGGCAGTTTTACAGAATCTTTCCCATTATTTGGATACGATTTAAGTGATTATAATGCTTTGTTTGAAGAAAAATTAGATTTATTGCTTCAGATTAATGATAAAGAAACAATCAATTGGAATGGTCAATTTCGTCCATCTTTAGAAAACCAAAAAATTTTCCCAAGAGCAGTAAAGGATAAGATACCAGTATGGATTGCTGTTGGAGGAACACGAGAATCTGTAGTAAGGGCTGGCCGCTTAGGGTTACCAATTATTTTTGCTGTTATTGCTGGCACACCTTTGTTGCATTTTCAGCCTCTTTTTGAATTATATAGAGAAGTATATGAAAAATCTGGGCATGATATGAATCAATTTCAGGTAGGAATGTTTTCTCATGGTTTATTTGGAGAAAATTCTAAAGCAATAAGCGACTATTATTATCCATTATATGCTGCACAAATGGATAGAATTGGGAGAACGAGAGGATGGGCTCCTTTTCAACGCAATCAGTATGATTTTGGACAATCTAAGGATGGAGCCATGTTTGTGGGAGATGCAGAAGAAACAATCGATAAAATTTTATATGCACGTGAGCTATATGGAATCACTCGCTTCTTTGTACACATGGACGTAGGTGCTCCTTCTCATTCGCATTTGATGAAATCAATAGAAATTTTCGGAACTAAAATAGCCCCAAAAGTTAGAGAGGCATTACACAAAAATTAA
- a CDS encoding alpha/beta hydrolase: MKNIEKINLWNGNMPTANGLSGEEILTPNEIIKISNISEAELTIYRPETEINTGIATIICPGGGYAGLAINTGYDFAAWLASIGITGIVLKYRLPNGNKEVPLDDVQKAISYVRKNALELGIDKNKIGVTGFSAGGHLAGLASTLFLEEKENNRPDFSILFYPLITMGENTHNDSNKNLLGSNPSASDIERYSCDKQVCANTPPALIFASDDDNVVAPINSIMYYKSLKKHGVNASLYVFPQGDHGWGLNGVDMFGKDFKYTDEVKALIKKWINELFPFV; this comes from the coding sequence ATGAAAAATATAGAAAAAATAAACCTTTGGAATGGTAATATGCCTACAGCTAATGGCTTATCAGGTGAAGAAATTTTAACTCCAAACGAGATTATAAAAATCTCTAATATTAGTGAGGCTGAATTAACAATATATCGCCCTGAAACGGAAATAAATACTGGGATTGCTACAATTATCTGTCCCGGTGGAGGCTATGCTGGATTGGCAATAAATACAGGCTACGATTTTGCAGCTTGGTTAGCTTCTATTGGTATAACTGGTATTGTATTGAAATATAGATTACCCAATGGAAACAAAGAAGTTCCGCTAGATGATGTGCAGAAAGCGATATCCTATGTCCGTAAAAATGCTTTAGAATTAGGAATAGATAAAAATAAAATAGGTGTAACTGGATTTTCTGCAGGAGGGCATCTCGCTGGGCTAGCTTCAACTTTATTTTTGGAAGAAAAAGAAAATAATCGCCCCGATTTTTCTATTCTGTTTTATCCATTGATTACAATGGGAGAAAACACTCATAATGATTCAAATAAAAATCTTTTAGGGAGTAATCCTTCAGCATCAGATATAGAAAGATATTCTTGTGACAAGCAAGTCTGCGCTAATACGCCGCCAGCATTAATTTTTGCTAGTGATGATGACAATGTTGTCGCGCCAATAAATAGTATAATGTATTATAAATCGCTAAAAAAGCATGGTGTTAATGCCTCTTTATACGTATTTCCGCAAGGAGATCATGGTTGGGGGCTTAATGGAGTGGATATGTTTGGAAAAGATTTCAAGTATACAGATGAAGTGAAAGCTTTAATCAAAAAATGGATAAATGAGTTATTTCCATTTGTATAA
- a CDS encoding histidine-type phosphatase — MKKIRLSLLFTLANLTVILAQTTQQEMFDTPEKTAGVYYAYPAKDIVAYTPAPKGYEAFYISHFGRHGSRYLISDNDYKEILDLFENANKNGALTDLGKDVLKRLQLLWQEVEFRGGDLSTVGVQEQRGIAERMYTLYPKVFTKDAQVDASATTVVRVTLSMDAFCERIKEFNPSLQITRNSGIKWQRYLNYHTPEAIAFRSAKDTWKEEFQKFETKHTNPDRLVSSLFSDNDFIIKKVSPETTMKKLFAIAGGMQNIETKVSFYDLFEKQELFDLWQCTNYRLYVNDANSAINNGIMFENQKPTLKNILENANKMIASKEKGATLRFAHDGNIIPLAMLLHLEGTYNSISDTDKFYGAWSDFKVAPMAGNIQIVFFRKPKSEDILVKFLLHEKEVLVPTIKTDSAPYYNWKDVESYYKSLLTS; from the coding sequence ATGAAAAAAATCCGCTTATCATTATTGTTTACACTAGCTAATTTGACTGTTATTTTAGCACAAACCACCCAACAAGAAATGTTTGATACACCAGAGAAAACGGCTGGTGTTTATTACGCTTATCCTGCCAAAGACATTGTAGCTTACACACCAGCACCAAAAGGATACGAAGCATTTTATATCAGTCATTTTGGGCGTCATGGATCTCGTTATTTGATAAGTGATAATGATTATAAAGAAATATTGGATTTATTTGAAAATGCTAATAAAAATGGAGCACTTACTGATTTAGGAAAGGATGTCTTAAAGCGATTACAGTTACTTTGGCAAGAGGTAGAGTTTAGAGGTGGAGATCTTTCGACAGTAGGAGTACAGGAGCAAAGAGGCATTGCAGAACGTATGTACACTCTTTATCCAAAGGTATTTACAAAAGACGCACAAGTAGATGCTAGTGCTACAACTGTAGTACGTGTGACTCTAAGCATGGATGCTTTTTGTGAGCGTATTAAAGAGTTTAATCCAAGCTTACAAATTACTAGAAATTCAGGCATAAAATGGCAACGTTACTTAAACTACCACACACCAGAAGCTATTGCTTTTAGATCAGCTAAAGACACTTGGAAAGAAGAATTTCAAAAATTTGAAACAAAACATACAAACCCAGATCGCTTAGTGAGTTCTCTATTTTCTGATAATGATTTTATTATTAAGAAAGTGAGCCCAGAAACAACCATGAAAAAGTTGTTTGCTATAGCAGGAGGGATGCAAAATATCGAAACTAAAGTTAGCTTTTATGATTTGTTCGAAAAACAAGAGCTTTTCGATTTATGGCAATGTACTAATTATCGCTTGTATGTAAATGATGCTAATTCTGCTATCAATAACGGAATCATGTTTGAAAATCAGAAACCAACTTTAAAAAACATTCTAGAAAATGCTAACAAAATGATAGCATCAAAAGAAAAAGGAGCTACACTTCGTTTTGCACACGATGGTAATATAATCCCATTAGCAATGCTTCTTCATTTAGAGGGGACTTATAACAGTATTTCAGACACTGATAAATTCTATGGAGCATGGAGCGATTTTAAAGTAGCACCAATGGCTGGAAATATTCAAATAGTATTTTTCCGCAAGCCAAAATCAGAGGATATACTTGTAAAATTCCTTCTTCACGAAAAAGAAGTTCTTGTTCCAACTATTAAAACAGATAGCGCCCCTTATTATAACTGGAAAGATGTAGAGAGTTATTACAAAAGTTTGCTAACTAGCTAA